The proteins below are encoded in one region of Tachypleus tridentatus isolate NWPU-2018 chromosome 4, ASM421037v1, whole genome shotgun sequence:
- the LOC143249310 gene encoding C-reactive protein 1.1-like, whose protein sequence is MISFVHLLFLTYVCVVSPMLNTKVRFFHPDSNIPRLTLIGTLPTVREFTLAYWVKFYQIEGYSNNVFSYARSDDDNEIITWMRSEKGIVHMMLRVHSGSGNEASFLCPGIIQDIWQHITWTWSANSGAVRFYLNGKRCSNTTAVVSKNKEVRPGGMVVVGADQDSVGGGFKIAETLQGELTDLHLWDEVLDENQISILPSSSCTKQGDSELHGNLIDWSSSAFRTFDGVSFHPTHLCLTRTH, encoded by the coding sequence ATGATTTCCTTTGTTCACCTGCTGTTCCTTACCTATGTTTGTGTGGTATCACCGATGTTGAACACAAAAGTCCGTTTTTTTCATCCGGACTCTAATATTCCACGTCTTACTCTAATAGGCACTCTACCTACTGTTCGAGAATTTACCTTAGCCTATTGGGTGAAGTTTTACCAGATTGAAGGTTATTCTAACAATGTGTTTTCGTATGCTCGTTCAGACGATGATAACGAAATAATTACATGGATGAGGTCTGAGAAGGGTATAGTTCATATGATGCTTCGTGTTCACAGTGGAAGTGGTAACGAAGCTAGTTTTCTATGCCCGGGAATTATTCAAGACATCTGGCAACATATAACGTGGACATGGTCAGCTAACAGTGGGGCGGTGAGGTTCTACCTTAACGGAAAACGGTGTTCCAATACCACAGCTGTTGTGTCCAAGAATAAAGAAGTTAGGCCTGGTGGGATGGTTGTCGTGGGTGCAGATCAGGACTCGGTAGGAGGGGGTTTTAAGATCGCAGAAACACTACAAGGAGAATTAACAGATTTACATCTTTGGGATGAGGTTTTGGATGAGAATCAGATATCCATTCTTCCTTCTTCTTCTTGTACAAAACAAGGCGATTCGGAATTACATGGGAACCTGATAGACTGGTCAAGTTCTGCATTTAGGACCTTCGATGGCGTGTCCTTTCACCCAACCCACTTATGTCTTACACGCACTCATTAG